Sequence from the Sulfuricurvum sp. IAE1 genome:
CGGCTGCATCAACCAGCTGCGCCTTCTCGTACGCTTTGAAAAGGGCACCGTCTGCGGCATACAAATTTCCGCGGATCAGCGATGGGCTGACCGCAACAACCGTTGCACCTGCGGCAACAACTTTCAAAAAATTTCTTCTATCCATGATAATGTCCGTGTTGAATGATTTTTGCGGTGATTAGTGTAGCAGATATTGCATTTAAATTTCCCCCCGGGCGGGGAGAAAATGGGGGAAGCATCAACCGAAAAGGTCGCGCATCGCCCCTTTGTACCAGTCGCGGGTTGCTTTCGCAAGGCCAGTTGTACGGAATTTGCCCGTTTTCTCGTCTTTAGGAACGCTTCCTTTTCCGAAAATAACCGGTCCCTGGACAACGAATTCATGGTTAACCATGATCGCTTCTTCGGGGCTACCGTTGACCATTGAGTAACAAACGTTCGCGCTTTTGTACGGAAGAGCCGACGCAACGCTGTAGCTTTTGCCGTGGAGTTTGTGTGCGATCTCTTTAGCACACTCTTTGCCCGACCAGATAGCCGACTGGCCGCTTGGCGGGATACCGTGTCCAACAACGTCGCCGACGGCAAATACGTTCGCATCGGTAGCCGTCTGGAACGATACCGGTTTTTCAGGGCTAGTCGCCATTTTGACTTTTTTGAACGAGTCCGGAGTCGTTGCGACGCCTGCCATCTCGATGACCGGATTCGACATGTTGTGCGGAATCAGGTTGAAGACGCCGTATTTGATCGTGTGGGTCGCTTTTGTCCCTTCGACATCGTCTTTGTCTTTGAAAGTCGTTTGAACGTATGTGATCTCTTTTTTGTCGAAATCGACGTCTACGATTTTGCAGTTTGCGCGGTGTTCGACGTTACCGTTGTTCACTTCCGCCCAAGCTTCTTTGAACGCTGCGCCTTTCGCGATTTCAGCCGTTTCATTGAGGATGATGACTTTTCCGGTCAATCCTTCGTTTTTCATATGGTTGGCCACCATGCTTGCACGTTCGAACGGTGCAGGCGGGCAGCGGTATTTTCCGGCAGGAACGGTGATGACGAAATCGCCCTCTTCCATATTTTTAACCAGACGGTCAAGCGCTACGTGTTCACCGCCGGGTACGAGTGCCGCAGGGGCAAGGCGTTTTGCTTTGGCAACTTTTGCAGCATCCCAAGCCGGGAACGAACTTTTGTAGTTATAGTCGATACCCGGTGCGAGAACGAGGATATCGTAACCGACCGAACCTTTTGCGGTATGGACGACTTTGGCCGCACGGTCGATACCGGTAACTTCGGCCTGAAGCATTCCGTATCCGAAGTTTTCAACCGCTTTGGAGTAATCGTGCATCAAAACGTTCAGATTGACGCCTTCGATTCCGCCGAGGTTGCAGTTTGAAAACGGACAAGACATGAAGCTGTCGTTTTTCTCGATGATCGCTACATCAAATTTAGGATCGATTTTTTTGAGCTCTTTGGCAACGGTCAGACCGCCCCATCCGCCACCGATAATAACGACTTGGTGTTTACCGAGCATTTTGCCTGATGCTGCCGATCCCGGTGCCGCGCCTGCAGCGGCCGTACAACCTGAAACAGCGGCAGCAGCGGCGCTGATACCTGCAAACTTGAGTAAGTCACGTCTTGAAAGTTTCATACTTAGGGTTCTCCTCTTCTTCGATTAGCTTCGAGTGCGAAAACAATAACAAATTCGTCATCGCTTGAGGAGTATCATAGGTATTTAATTCTTAAAGATTTATAACTATATATAAAATATCAAAAAAAAACCCAAATAAGTTAATTTTATATCATTTAACGTGATAATTATGTGATATTTTCCAAATAACCGTATTCATGCTATCATAACGCCAACCCATTCCCAAAAGGAAATTCATGCAAGCCGCAGAGTGCCACAGTTTAGAAGAAGTACGCCAGTATATCGACCGTCTGGACGATCAGATCGTCGAGCTGATCGCCGCGCGCAACGCTTACGTCAAGCAGGCGGCCAAGTTTAAACATTCGATCGATGAGATTAAAGGCGAAGAGAGAATGGAGGCGGTTATGGACCGTGTTCGGCTCAAGGCGATGGAGTCGGGAGTTTCTCCGAACCTTCTGTCGAAACTCTATAAAATAATGATAGATGAAATGGTCGAAGCGGAAATTTCCGAATTCCGCAACGCGAAATCACTATAATTTGATACGCCTCCGGAGCAAGCCCTGAAAGCGGCAGGGACAAGATTGTCCCCTGCAACCCCCTAAAGCTACCCGCATTTTTGCGGGAGAAATCATCAGTTCGATTGACTTATATCATTAAAAGCGCGTCACTTCTCCGCGGCAGACGGCCAAGATGACTTTTCCCTGCAGCGTTTCGTTTTTATAGAGGCTGTGGTGGTGAAGCACGGAGGTCGTCCCTTCCGGATCGAATACAACCACATCCCCTTTTGCGCCGACCGCGATTTCTCCGCTTTCGATTCCGACATGGCTTCCCGGAACGCGCGACGCGATCTCGGCGAAACGGGCTACTGAGATTGTCCCCGGACGGATCAGATAGGTATAGCACAGGGGAAGGTACTCTTCGATCGCAGTCGTTCCGAACTGGGCATCGTAAAACGTGATGTCTTTATGAACGTCCGAATTGGGCTGATGAAGGGCACTGAGCGAAGCGATCGTACCGTTTCGGAGCGCTTCGAGCAGGATGAGACGTTTGGTTTCACTGACCAGCGGCGGATTGATTTTGGCATCCGTATCGAACCCCAGGCATGCCGAATCGTTTTTGAGCAGGTGATGGAGAGATACCTCGCACGATACGTCGATCCCCTCAGTCCGGGCCTGGGCGATCATTTCCACCGTTCGGGGTTCCGTGACGCTTTTAAAGACGATCCGTATGCCAAAATGGCGCGCGATCTCGATCATCGATGCGACGTGCACCACTTCGGAAAGGGGAGAAATCCCCGGAAGACCCAGCTGGGATGCGATTTCGCCGTCGCTCATTACACCGCTTTCAAACAGGCTTTTATCGGTCGCTTTGTAAAACAGGGTCTTATCGGCCATTTTCAGATACTGGGCAATCCGGCTGATGCGGTTGTAATCGTCGATCGTGACGGTATGGACGGCAAGGGAGCCTTTTTTGAGCATGATCGCTATATTGCTGAGATTGCCCTCCTCGTTGAGGGCGCTGAGCGTCGATTCGATCGTGGCTCCGTGAGCAAGATGACGGTGCTGCTGGACGAATTCGAGTGTAATTTCGTCGTCGATGCGGGGAGAACAGTCGCTGGCCAATACTGCCGTCGTAACCCCGCCGCGAAGGGCACGTCGGGAAAGTTTTTCGAGATTCGTGCGGTTGAGCTGGCCATCTTTAAGCCGAACATCGGTATCGACCAGCCCGGGGAACAGGTAGCACCCCTTTGCGTCAATTCTCTCCGTCCCCTCCAGCTCTTCGCCGATTTCGGTGATAATTCCCTCTTCGATCCGCACATCCGCTCTGCGTTCCCCGTTAATATCACAAATAACCGCACCCGAAATGATCATAGTTGCTCCCGTTCGCTATAATTGCGTTATTGTAGACTATGAATGGTTAAAGGCACCTCTAAAAATGGCGAAGTTATTGTTATTTTTCTTTCCGATGATCGTTTTTGCGGCGGGTGATCTCTACACACAGGGAAAAAAGCTCTATTTTTCGAAAGGGTGCAACGGCTGCCACGGTATTTCGGCGGCCGGTTCCGCCCAGTATCCCGCACTGGCGTATCGGCGCAAGGCGTTTCTGTCCCACAAGCTCAAAGAGTACCGCGCCAAAAAAGGCTCCACCCAGCTCTCGCAAATGATGATCCCCTTCGCCATGGGACTTAGCGACCGGGAAATCGATGCCCTCACCACCTTTTTGGGAGAATACCGCGAAGGCAAAAGCACCTATTCGCCCGATATGAGCAACCGGGGAGACGGAGGATCATGAAACTTCTCATCAGCGCACTGGAGCACTCCGCAAACATCCATTTACGCTATCTCGTCAGAGAACTCGGTGACGAAGTCGAATTGTGCGGTATTTTCGATTCGTCGCTGGGGGAGAGCATCGTCGATCTGCGTTCGACTTCCATCATGGGGTTCGTCGACGCGCTTAAAAAACTCCCGTTTTTTTTCCGCCTCAGAGACCGGATGCTCGAACTTGCCGCTACAGCCGACAAAGTACTACTGATCGATTCCTCGGGATTCAATCTCCCCCTGGCCAAAGCGATCCGAAAACGCTATCCCGAAAAAGAGATTATCTACTACATCCTCCCCCAGGCATGGGCGTGGAAGAAAAAACGGATCCCGGTGCTGGAGCGGACGATAACAAAGCTCTGCTCGATTCTCCCCTTCGAACCCTCGTATTATTCGAAAGAAGCGCCCATCGAATACGTCGGCCATCCGCTGCTGGATGAAATCGACATCCGCAAGCGTGATCTATCCCCCAGCGGAAAAATCACCTTCATGCCCGGAAGCCGTCCGGGCGAGATCAAACGGCTGATGCCCGTTTTCCGTGAGCTTCGGCCGATGCTCGAATGCAACGCGCTGCTGGTCATCCCCCCCCATTTTACCCAAACGCAGGTAGTGGAACTCTACGGCGACATAACGGGGTTCGAGATCGTCCACGAGGCGCATGCGAGCCTCGCCGAATCCGACTTCGCTTTTATCTGCAGCGGTACCGCGACTCTCGAAGCCGCGCTGATCGGAACGCCGTTCGTTTTGGTTTACATCGCCAAAGCGCTCGACTACGCGATTGCCAGACGCCTCGTCAAACTCGATTACGTCGGGCTTGGGAATATCCTTTTTTCACACGCCTTCGGCCGCCCTTTGCATCCCGAACTGCTGCAAAACGAAGTGTATGCCCAAAATCTGTATAATGCCTATCGTCAAACGGATACGGCCGCTTTTTTCAGCGATGCCGAACGTCTGCGCGGCCTTCTGGGACACGGAAGCGCCAAGCGCGTCAGCGAAATTATCAAGGATTTGAAATGATCAGACTTTTTTCATGGATGAAAACATCCCTCAAACGCTTTAAAGACGAAAAAATCGTCCCTTATATTTTTACGCTCAGCGACGATCCGATGCTGTTTCGGGATATGCTCAACACCAACAAGATGTACCAGGACGGGCTGAAGCTCGAAGGGAAAATTCCGGGCTTCCGCCTGAGCATCGGACGTAGCTATGTCGTTTTCATCGCACTGTGGCATCTGATTCTTTTCCCGGCATCGGCGATTTTTCACTCGGTGCTGGCGAAAATCGACTGCCACCTCCTCATTCTGATGGCGGTGCTGTTCACGGGGATGTTTTTCGCGACTTATGCGATGTTCAAAGAGTACATGATCGATACGGTGGCGCTGCGGATTATCAAAAAAGCGTGGGAGAACCATTTTCCCCATTTCGATTACGATCTTCACGCCAAAGAGGTGGCGAAAATCTATTCCGAAGCACTCGACAAAGAGATACCGCACAAAAATCTGCAGCTCTACATTCTCGACCGCCTCGTCGAGGGAAAACGGTAAAAATTATTTTTTATACTTGTTCAGAATCCCCATAAAGGTGGGGATATTCGCGGCACCGTCGTGGCGCCCGATTTTTTTCCCCGCAGCGTTCAGAAAATGGAACGTCGGGGTACCGATATACGAAAGCCCTTCGGGGACGAAATCGTTATGGATGTCGATGTGGACGGGGACATAATATTTGTGTATCTCCGTACTGATCGCCTTCTCCTCGAACACGACATCGTTCATGTATTCGCACGCCGGGCAATTTTCCCGTGAGAGCATCACCATCACGTTTTTCTTCTCTTTTTTGGCCTGTGCGAGCGCCGCATCGTACGACGGCGCCCATTTGAGTTCGGCAAATGCGCACGAGGCGACAAGCGACAAAGCGAGGATGATTTTTTTCATCAGAGTTTCCCTAAATGATCTAAAAATTCTCCGGGTTCTTTAAACCCGACGATATCGGCACTTTTCATCCGCGTACCGTTCTGATCGAAGAACAAAATGGCCGGGGGGCCGAAAATGCCGTATTTCGCACTGATCGCTTTGGCCGCCTCATCGTTGGCAGTAAGATCGACTTTGACCAGTACGAACCGGTCCATCGCGGTTTTGACCGCTTCGTCACTGAAGGTTTTTTCCTCCAGTTCCTTGCACGCGGTACACCAGTCGGCATAAAAATCGACCAGTACCGGTTTCCCTTTGTTTTCGGCCAGAATCGCTTCGAGTTCTTCGATCGAAGTGATTTTTTCAAACGTTTTATGCGATGAAGCTTCGACGTTTACGGCCCCTTTTGCGGGGAGGAACGGATCGAGAGGATGGAGCGGGTCTTTGGCTCCGCTCATGCCGCCCAGGAGCAGCGACATTCCGTAGAGGAACAGGATTATTCCCAGCGCTTTTTTGTTCGCACGGTGGCAACGGATGCAACGTCCGCGGATCGGCTCGAGGGCTCCGATATTGACCGCTACGAATACCGCCAGGGCTCCCCACAGCATCATCGAAATGTTTTCATCAAGGATACGGCTGATCATCCAGATAGAGACGCCGATGAGCATGACCCCGAAAATCGATTTGACCGTATCCATCCACGGTCCCGGTTTGGGCATGAATTTACCCGCACTGGTTCCTACCGCGATCAGAGGAATCCCCATTCCGATGCTAAGTGCGAACAAAGCGACCCCGCCGAGCAGCGCGTCCCCGGTCTGTCCGATGTAGATAAGCGCTCCGGCAAGCGGAGCGGCGACGCAGGGACCGACGATCAGAGCCGAGAGGAACCCCATGACGGCAACGCCGACAATACCGCTGCGGCGGCCGCTGATCTGCGTAATGCGCGACTGGATCGCGTTGGGGATCTGGAGTTCGAAAAGATCGAACATCGACATCGCCAGAATGACGAAAATCAGGGCAAAAAGGGTGATGATCCACGGCGTCTGGAAAGCCGCCTGGAGATTCGCGCCGAACAACCCGGCCAGCACCCCGGCAATCGTATACGCCACCGCCATCGCCAATACGTAGACGACGGAGAGCCAAAACGCCCGCTTGGTCCCAAGACCTTCCCCCTGTGCGACGATCACCGAAGAGATGATGGGCACCATCGGGAAGACGCACGGCGTCAGCGCGAGCAGAAGACCGAATCCGAAAAAGCTCAGAAGGATGAACCAGAGGCTACCCCCCTCGATCACCTGTGCGATCCGATCGGTTTCGGATTTTTCCTGGGCAGCGGGTTTGGGCGCCGGAGCCAGGTCAATCTCGCCGGAGGTGACCGCAGGGGCTTTGAGGATTGAGGAACCGTCTGCGGAAAGAAGCTTGTCCGCATCGACTTTGACGCTGAGAACAACTTCCTGGGGTTCGTAACACAGCCCCGCGGCCGAACATCCCTGATAGGCAAGTTTGACTTTAAGCTCTTTTACCCCTTCGGCATCGCCGTCGCGAGCCAGTGCGATCCGGATCGCGGGAGAGTTTTCGAAAACTTTCTCCCCTTCATGGTCGACCGGATCGGCCATCGTGACCGATTTAAAACCGATGCCGTCTTTGGGATCGGCATCTTCGACCTTCACTTTGTCGGCATACAGATAGATCTGGTCACCCAACTCGATCTCAATCGCCGCGGTCTGATCGTCGGCCATTGAGATTTTGGGTTTAAATGCCTCTTCGGGCTGTAAAAACCCTACCCCGTACAGGGCAAAAGGAAGAAGGAACAACCATAGGAAACGCATAGCAAAACCTTATTCTGAATATCTTCCAAATTGTACCGCATAAAGCTGTAGCAAAGCCTTGAGAGCAACATTGTTAATATTTTTCAGCTTTCTCATAGCATCGGGTGTTACACTAGCGCAACTTTAATAACCGGGAAATGAATATGTCCAACCGTCTGGCCCACGAAGACTCCCCCTATCTGCAGCAACACAAAGACAACCCGTTTGACTGGTATCCGTGGTGCGACGAAGCGTTTGAACGCGCGCGCAGCGAAAACAAGCCGATTTTCATCAGTATCGGTTACAGCAGCTGCCACTGGTGTCACGTCATGGAGCGCGAAGTATTCGAAAACGACGCGATAGCCGAATTTGTCAACCGCCACTTCATCTGCATCAAGGTCGACCGTGAAGAGCGCCCCGACATCGACAAACACTACCAGGAGCTGCATATGCTCCTCAACCGCCGCAGCGGCGGATGGCCGCTTTCGGTTTTCTGCACCCCTCAGAACAAACCGTTCTACGCCGCGACCTATATCCCCCCGCACAATCGGGACCGGATGATGGGGTTTAGCGAGCTTTCCGAAATCATCGCGGCCAAAGTGGCCGAAAACGACGAAAAACTGTTTTCGAACGCCGACGAAATCGCTTCGTTCATGCGTCCGGACACGACGCCCGTCCAAGCCACGACCCTCACCGAAAAAATCGCCGAACTTTACGTCAAACAGACCCGTCACAATTTCGACGAGACCAACGGCGGATTTTCCGCCGCACCGAAATTCCCCCATGTTTCAACCCTGCGAACGCTGATGCGTCTTGAACGCCTCACCCCCGATCCCCACATCAGGCATATGGTACAACATTCACTCGAACAAATGGCGCTGGGAGGAATGTACGACCTTGTCGACGGCGGATTCTGCCGCTACAGTACCGACGCGTCGTGGCTCGTCCCCCATTTCGAAAAAATGACCTACGACAACGCTTTGTTGTGCAGCCTCTACAGCGAAGCCGCAGAGGTTTACGACGAACCCCGTTTTGCGAACGTCGCCCGCGAAATCGCCGATTTCATGATGAACTTCATGTCCGAACAAGATCTTTTCTACAGCGCCAGCGATGCCGACAGCGACGGAGAAGAGGGAAAATACTTCGTTTATTCCTACGACGAGATCTTCTCCGCGCTTGAAGCGTGCGGCGTTGTCGATCCAGACCGGGCCGCACGGGAGATCGGCGCGCTCCCCGAGGGAAATTTCGAGGGGAACTGCATCGTCCGCCTGGGTTTCGCCGATCGTCCCGAATGGTTTGACAAGGTGCGCGATCGCCTCGCTCTTTTGCGGAAGGGACGAAACTATCCGTTTGTCGACCGCAAAGTGATCACGGCATGGAACGCGATGATGATCAATGCCCTCTTCGTCCTCGGAAAAAAAGACGAGCGTTACCTCTTGCAGGCGAAACGAAGCCTCGCCATGCTTCTCTCATCCATGTGCGAAGGGGATATCCTCAAACACTCCGCACTTATCGGGAAAAGGGCCAAAATCGACGGTTTCCTCGAAGACTACGCCTACCTTTGCGCCGCGTTGCTCGAAGGGTACCGCACAACCTTACACGAACCCTACCTCATCGATGCCCAACGCTATGCCAACAAAGCACTGGAACTTTTTTACCGGGAAGGTAAATGGTATTTCAGCCGCGGCGCGTTCACGACCGAAGCGGAACTCGACGACGGTACCTATCCGAGTTCCATGGCGGTGATGGTCGAGGCACTGATGGACCTGGGGACGCTGATCGATCCGAAATACCGTCATTTCGCGTTCAAAAGCCTCGAATTCGCCTCCCTCAAACTGATGAAAACGCCGATCTATTTTCCGGCGCTTACCCTTCAGGCCGTACGCTGGCTCCATCCTGAGCGGCTGATCAAAGCCCCTTCGCAAAAACTCGCCGCCATCGAACAATCTCCGGCATATCCGTTCGTACTGTACCGAAACGATGAAACGCTCGAAGCCTATCTCGTATGCGGGGAAAACGCGTGCTATGCGACGACCGACGATGCCGCTTCCCTTGACGGGATCATCCGCTCGACGTTATAATAGCCAAAACACAGGAGCAAGGATGGGAGCAAAACACTCTATGGCCACCGCAGAGATTGCCGCTGCCGATAAAATCGAGGACATCGTCCACGAAGACCGCCGCAAATCGCTAAATCCGAAGCCGGTCAAAGAAAAACGGCGCAAAGGGGACAAAGAGGAAAGGCTTCCCGTCTGGGTTAAAAAATCGGTCCTCGAATACGAACAGGAACTCAAAAAGCTTCAGATCGAGCTTCTCAAACTCCAAAACCATGTCAAGGAAAAAGGTCTCAAACTCCTCGTCATCTTCGAAGGTCGCGACGCAGCCGGAAAAGGGGGAACGATCAAACGGATCACCGAGCATCTCAATCCCCGCGGAGCACGGATCGTAGCCCTTGAGAAACCTTCAGACGTCGAAAAAACCCAATGGTATTTTCAGCGTTACGTCGCGCATCTCCCCAGTGCGGGAGAGATGGTATTTTTCGACCGCAGCTGGTACAACCGCGCAGGGGTCGAACCGGTCATGGGGTTTTGCAGCAAAGCCGAGCACAAAGAGTTTCTCGATCACGTCGCCGAATTCGAGCGGATGCTCGTCAACTCGGGGATCATCCTCTTCAAATTCTATTTCTCGGTTTCGAAAGAAGAGCAGGCCCGCCGGTTTAAAGAACGAAAAACCGATCCGCTCAAGCAGTTCAAACTTTCCCCCGTTGATGCCGCTTCGCAGGAGTTGTGGGACAAATACACCGAGGCCAAATACCAGATGCTCAGAGCCTCCCACACCGGGATCGCCCCCTGGGTGATCGTCCGTTCGGACAACAAGAAAAAAGCGCGGTTGAACTGTATCAGACATATTCTCTCAAGCATCGAATACCCTACCAAAAATCCGCCCGATCTTAGCGTATCGAAAAAAATCGTCGTGTGGGGAGCCGAAGAGATCAACCGGCTCGAAACCGTACTCTCGAAAAAAGAAAAGTAAAAAGAGGTTCCTGCCCGCGGGAGGGGAAGGAAAGATTAGTTCAAAAAGGAGAGAATTTCGTTTTCGATATTCTCTTTGTCGATTACCGTCGCCTGGGTGACCGGTTTGGTGAATAACCCCTGGATCATGGCAGGGATAGGGGTGGAAGCGGTTTTGGAGATCGCTTCGAGGGCGTCGATATCCCGCGCTCCCGTCTCTCCGGTAAGGGCGTTGGCGATCGTCGGAGAGAACTTGGTCCACTCGGCGGTCGAATACACGATCGTTTTGATCGGTTTGGTGGCACAGCAGTCGTACGCTTTGAAACAGGTAGCCGTATGCGGGTCCATCAGGTATCCCCCGTCAAACGCCTCCTTGATGTACCCCTTGCCTTCGGCACCGTTGCAGTAATCGGCGGCGAAAAGCGACTGGAGCTTCATCGTCTCGTCATCGTTCAGGGCATAGAAACGCTCGCTCTCAAGTCCCTTCATCAGTTCTTTGGTCCGCTCAGGTCCGAAAAGATCGAACAAAATCCGCTCGACGTTGCTCGAAATCAGGATGTCCATCGCCGGAGAAGTGGTCGGAACCACCTTCTCGCCGCGCAGATCGTAACGCCCGGTGTTGATGAGGCGGGTCAAGACGTTATTTTCGTTCGAAGCGATGATGATTTTCTCGACCGGAAGCCCCATTTTGTACGCGTAGTATCCCCCCAGCGCATTCCCGAAATTCCCGCTCGGAACGTTAAGGTAGACTTTTTCGCCCATGACGATGACGTTCTGGCGCACCAGTTCGAGGTAACTGTGGATATGATAGATAATCTGGAAAATGATCCGCCCGAAGTTGACCGAATTGGCAGCCGAGAGGGAGATGTTTTTGGCTTTGAGGGTCTCTTTGAACGTTTGCGAGCCCAATAGCCGTTTCAGTGCGCTCTGAGCATCGTCGAAATCCCCCTTGATCCCGATGACTTTGAGGTTAGGGGCATCTTCGGTCACCATTTGCAACCGTTGTACGTCCGACGTACCGCCGTCGGGATAAAGACACGCGACGCGGACGTTGGGGCGGTTTTTAAACGTCTCGAGCGCCGCGGGGCCCGTGTCACCGCTCGTGGCGGCAAGAATCAGGTACTCTTCGCCCCGTTTTTGCGCGATGGAGCTCAGAACGACGCCGAACGGTTGCAGCGCCATATCCTTGAATGCGCGGGTCGGGCCGTGATAGAGTTCGCTGACGTAGAGGTCGTCGCGTACCTTGACCACAGGAACGGGATTGGCGGGATCGTCGAACTTGTCATAGAGGGCCAGTGCCTCATCGATGACCGAAGCGTCGATATCGATCGCCAGAGTCTGCAGCAGATCTTTCGCCAGCTCTTTATAGGACGATGTACGATGTTTGTTCAAAAATGCTTCGCCCAGATCGGGGAGCTCTTTGGGTACGTACAATCCGCCGAACGAGGCGATAGGGCTCAAAATCGCTTCGGAGAAAGTGATTTCCAGGGGGTGGTTTCCGTCATTTCCGCGTGTTTCAATAAATTTCATCGTGCCACTTTTAAAATTTTTCGGTGATTATAACAAAGAGGCTCTCACGGATGGCTTAGGGCGCAGCGTAATCGTTTCATTCTTCGACTGGATCGCAAAATGCATCGCAACAAGGGTTTACACAGTCTCCGTCCGCTAAAATATCAAAAAAATATCAAAGGAACGCGATGCCCTCGATCAGCATTATAAACCGGCTACGTCTGTTGCTGTCGGTTCCGATGTTCCTGATCGTGCTGGCCTCCCTGGCCTACGGATACTATCTGTTCAACCAGATGAATACGCTGCAGACTCTGCACAAACGGGTCGATCAGATCAAGTACGTCGCGGTGCTGATCCATGAACTGCAATCCGAACGCTCCCTGAGCACGGCGGCCCTGACCCGCAACAGCGCCGATACGGAGCCGGCGCTGCTGCTCCAGCGCGACAAAGTGAATCTCGCGCTTCGTAACCTCAGGGGAATATCCGACAGTGAAACGACCGCTTTCAAATCCTCGTGCGCCACGTTCGATACCCTCGAGCGCCATCGCCGCCATGTCGACAAGGGATCCGTTCGCCCGATCGATTCATTCGATTATTATACCCGCCTCATCAGCCAGATGCGTTCGGATTACCTCGCCATCGTCCTCACCGTCAGCGACGTATCCTTGCGGAACGACTTTCAGGCCTACACCAATCTTATGGCGATCAAAGAGACCCTGAGCCAGATGCAATCGCTGCTGAATACCTCTTTTTCCCAAAAACGGATGGGGCATGAGCTTTATGTACGTCTGATCCTCTCCAAGGGGGAACACGACACTGCGGCGGGACGCTTCGAAACGCTCGCTTCCAAGCGGTTCCGCACCATGTACCGCGAAACGT
This genomic interval carries:
- a CDS encoding thioredoxin family protein, which codes for MKKIILALSLVASCAFAELKWAPSYDAALAQAKKEKKNVMVMLSRENCPACEYMNDVVFEEKAISTEIHKYYVPVHIDIHNDFVPEGLSYIGTPTFHFLNAAGKKIGRHDGAANIPTFMGILNKYKK
- a CDS encoding amidohydrolase family protein is translated as MIISGAVICDINGERRADVRIEEGIITEIGEELEGTERIDAKGCYLFPGLVDTDVRLKDGQLNRTNLEKLSRRALRGGVTTAVLASDCSPRIDDEITLEFVQQHRHLAHGATIESTLSALNEEGNLSNIAIMLKKGSLAVHTVTIDDYNRISRIAQYLKMADKTLFYKATDKSLFESGVMSDGEIASQLGLPGISPLSEVVHVASMIEIARHFGIRIVFKSVTEPRTVEMIAQARTEGIDVSCEVSLHHLLKNDSACLGFDTDAKINPPLVSETKRLILLEALRNGTIASLSALHQPNSDVHKDITFYDAQFGTTAIEEYLPLCYTYLIRPGTISVARFAEIASRVPGSHVGIESGEIAVGAKGDVVVFDPEGTTSVLHHHSLYKNETLQGKVILAVCRGEVTRF
- a CDS encoding FAD/NAD(P)-binding oxidoreductase, encoding MKLSRRDLLKFAGISAAAAAVSGCTAAAGAAPGSAASGKMLGKHQVVIIGGGWGGLTVAKELKKIDPKFDVAIIEKNDSFMSCPFSNCNLGGIEGVNLNVLMHDYSKAVENFGYGMLQAEVTGIDRAAKVVHTAKGSVGYDILVLAPGIDYNYKSSFPAWDAAKVAKAKRLAPAALVPGGEHVALDRLVKNMEEGDFVITVPAGKYRCPPAPFERASMVANHMKNEGLTGKVIILNETAEIAKGAAFKEAWAEVNNGNVEHRANCKIVDVDFDKKEITYVQTTFKDKDDVEGTKATHTIKYGVFNLIPHNMSNPVIEMAGVATTPDSFKKVKMATSPEKPVSFQTATDANVFAVGDVVGHGIPPSGQSAIWSGKECAKEIAHKLHGKSYSVASALPYKSANVCYSMVNGSPEEAIMVNHEFVVQGPVIFGKGSVPKDEKTGKFRTTGLAKATRDWYKGAMRDLFG
- a CDS encoding c-type cytochrome — encoded protein: MAKLLLFFFPMIVFAAGDLYTQGKKLYFSKGCNGCHGISAAGSAQYPALAYRRKAFLSHKLKEYRAKKGSTQLSQMMIPFAMGLSDREIDALTTFLGEYREGKSTYSPDMSNRGDGGS
- the dsbD gene encoding protein-disulfide reductase DsbD codes for the protein MRFLWLFLLPFALYGVGFLQPEEAFKPKISMADDQTAAIEIELGDQIYLYADKVKVEDADPKDGIGFKSVTMADPVDHEGEKVFENSPAIRIALARDGDAEGVKELKVKLAYQGCSAAGLCYEPQEVVLSVKVDADKLLSADGSSILKAPAVTSGEIDLAPAPKPAAQEKSETDRIAQVIEGGSLWFILLSFFGFGLLLALTPCVFPMVPIISSVIVAQGEGLGTKRAFWLSVVYVLAMAVAYTIAGVLAGLFGANLQAAFQTPWIITLFALIFVILAMSMFDLFELQIPNAIQSRITQISGRRSGIVGVAVMGFLSALIVGPCVAAPLAGALIYIGQTGDALLGGVALFALSIGMGIPLIAVGTSAGKFMPKPGPWMDTVKSIFGVMLIGVSIWMISRILDENISMMLWGALAVFVAVNIGALEPIRGRCIRCHRANKKALGIILFLYGMSLLLGGMSGAKDPLHPLDPFLPAKGAVNVEASSHKTFEKITSIEELEAILAENKGKPVLVDFYADWCTACKELEEKTFSDEAVKTAMDRFVLVKVDLTANDEAAKAISAKYGIFGPPAILFFDQNGTRMKSADIVGFKEPGEFLDHLGKL
- the lpxB gene encoding lipid-A-disaccharide synthase, with the translated sequence MKLLISALEHSANIHLRYLVRELGDEVELCGIFDSSLGESIVDLRSTSIMGFVDALKKLPFFFRLRDRMLELAATADKVLLIDSSGFNLPLAKAIRKRYPEKEIIYYILPQAWAWKKKRIPVLERTITKLCSILPFEPSYYSKEAPIEYVGHPLLDEIDIRKRDLSPSGKITFMPGSRPGEIKRLMPVFRELRPMLECNALLVIPPHFTQTQVVELYGDITGFEIVHEAHASLAESDFAFICSGTATLEAALIGTPFVLVYIAKALDYAIARRLVKLDYVGLGNILFSHAFGRPLHPELLQNEVYAQNLYNAYRQTDTAAFFSDAERLRGLLGHGSAKRVSEIIKDLK
- a CDS encoding chorismate mutase; its protein translation is MQAAECHSLEEVRQYIDRLDDQIVELIAARNAYVKQAAKFKHSIDEIKGEERMEAVMDRVRLKAMESGVSPNLLSKLYKIMIDEMVEAEISEFRNAKSL